In one window of Pedosphaera parvula Ellin514 DNA:
- a CDS encoding ThuA domain-containing protein, protein MKRSLLWSGLVLAGVVLSWVGSPMSAQAEPKHLLVVTVTKGFRHSSIPTSEKVLGELAAKDGSFTVDYVRNDDEMKEKMTPSALKKYDGVIFASTTGVLPLPDKQAFLDWIKSGKAFIGMHAATDTFHAANDKEIDPYIDMIGGEFKTHYPGVYDVECLNEDPKHPATREVPMVYPVNDEIYVMKSYFPEKVHSLLWLDKNPKFKTPGDYPVAWCKKYGEGNVFYTSLGHREEVWQSDTYQKHILGGIKWALGLEQGDAKPQSMAYKVSKEEAREGFKPLFDGTDLKGWHLRSSDGKESWSVQHGMLVNESAPIQHGTDLVSDAKFRDFVVRYEYMVPSNSNSGFYLRGRCEIQVLDDYEKGQPAPGGNGAIYNLEPVSKFVSKKPGEWQTAEVTMKGDQVTVVLNGEKVHDSTKVDRATGGELDRNIDFPGPFMLQGDHGAVAFRNLRVKGLK, encoded by the coding sequence ATGAAACGTTCGCTGTTGTGGTCGGGGTTGGTTTTGGCTGGTGTAGTGCTGTCCTGGGTTGGAAGTCCCATGTCGGCACAGGCGGAGCCGAAGCATTTGCTGGTGGTGACAGTGACGAAGGGTTTTCGGCACAGCTCCATTCCGACGTCGGAGAAGGTGCTGGGTGAGCTGGCGGCGAAGGATGGATCGTTCACGGTGGATTATGTGCGGAACGATGATGAGATGAAGGAGAAGATGACGCCGTCGGCATTAAAGAAGTATGACGGGGTGATTTTTGCGAGCACGACGGGGGTTTTGCCGTTGCCGGACAAGCAGGCGTTTTTGGATTGGATCAAATCGGGCAAGGCATTCATCGGGATGCACGCGGCGACGGATACGTTTCATGCCGCAAATGATAAGGAGATTGACCCGTATATCGACATGATCGGCGGGGAGTTTAAGACGCATTATCCGGGTGTTTATGATGTGGAGTGTTTGAACGAGGACCCGAAACATCCGGCGACGCGGGAAGTGCCGATGGTTTATCCGGTGAACGATGAAATTTATGTGATGAAGAGTTACTTCCCGGAAAAAGTGCACAGTTTGTTGTGGCTGGATAAAAATCCCAAGTTCAAGACGCCGGGGGATTATCCGGTGGCCTGGTGCAAGAAGTATGGGGAAGGGAATGTGTTTTATACGTCGCTGGGACATCGCGAAGAGGTTTGGCAGAGCGATACGTATCAAAAGCATATCCTGGGCGGCATCAAATGGGCGCTGGGGTTGGAACAAGGGGACGCGAAGCCACAATCGATGGCCTATAAGGTAAGCAAGGAAGAGGCGAGGGAAGGTTTCAAGCCGCTATTTGACGGGACAGATTTGAAAGGGTGGCATTTGCGCAGTTCGGATGGGAAGGAGAGCTGGAGTGTGCAGCATGGGATGTTGGTAAATGAATCGGCACCTATCCAGCATGGAACCGATCTGGTGAGCGATGCCAAGTTCCGGGATTTCGTGGTGCGCTATGAATATATGGTGCCATCAAACAGCAACAGCGGTTTTTATTTGCGTGGCCGTTGTGAGATCCAGGTGTTGGATGATTATGAGAAGGGGCAACCTGCACCGGGTGGGAACGGGGCAATTTATAATCTCGAGCCGGTAAGCAAATTTGTGTCGAAGAAGCCGGGCGAGTGGCAGACGGCGGAAGTGACGATGAAAGGGGATCAGGTGACTGTGGTTTTGAACGGCGAGAAGGTGCATGACAGTACGAAGGTGGATCGGGCCACAGGCGGGGAGTTGGATAGGAATATAGATTTTCCCGGGCCGTTTATGTTGCAGGGAGATCACGGAGCGGTGGCATTTCGAAATTTGCGGGTGAAGGGGTTGAAGTAA
- a CDS encoding HEAT repeat domain-containing protein: MRKRSQIVFAVFVIAILGIITWGVLSSHEPVHAGKPLSAWCEQYGTNHWPHPGSDSEKQAQAETAIQYIGTNAFPTLLVMLRANDSSPWKRRLLALAYKQHLFKIQHVQAWRQNWQAACAFTALGAKGSNAVPALIELYNNPPSAPSQRYTAMTLGNIGPAAKAAIPSLIQAAEHSGETEVRAYAINALSQIRPEPGLVLPTLIKCLNDSSTVQNEAMDALIAFGPGARPAVPTLIQLLQNPNTDIVSHAQKSLSQIDPAAAAKAGVK, translated from the coding sequence GTGAGGAAACGATCCCAAATCGTATTTGCTGTCTTTGTCATTGCCATCCTCGGCATCATCACTTGGGGCGTACTAAGCTCGCACGAGCCTGTCCATGCAGGAAAACCATTGAGCGCATGGTGTGAACAATACGGCACCAACCATTGGCCACATCCCGGAAGCGACTCGGAGAAACAAGCACAAGCCGAAACCGCCATCCAATACATCGGCACCAACGCCTTCCCGACTTTGCTGGTAATGCTCCGCGCCAACGATTCCTCTCCCTGGAAACGCAGATTGCTTGCTCTGGCCTACAAACAACATCTCTTCAAAATCCAGCACGTCCAGGCTTGGCGACAAAACTGGCAGGCCGCATGCGCCTTTACAGCTTTGGGTGCCAAAGGCAGCAACGCTGTCCCCGCTTTAATCGAACTCTACAATAACCCTCCCTCCGCTCCATCCCAGCGCTATACCGCCATGACATTGGGAAACATCGGACCGGCAGCCAAGGCAGCCATCCCATCGCTAATACAGGCTGCAGAGCATTCCGGGGAAACTGAGGTGAGGGCGTATGCCATTAATGCCCTCAGTCAGATCCGACCGGAACCCGGCCTCGTTCTACCCACATTGATAAAATGCCTGAACGATTCTTCGACAGTTCAAAACGAAGCCATGGATGCCCTGATCGCCTTCGGACCTGGTGCCAGGCCTGCAGTTCCCACGCTTATCCAACTGCTTCAAAACCCGAATACAGACATCGTGAGCCATGCGCAAAAAAGCCTCTCCCAAATCGATCCCGCAGCCGCCGCCAAAGCCGGAGTGAAATGA